Proteins from a single region of Microbacterium sp. zg-Y818:
- a CDS encoding YciI family protein, with amino-acid sequence MRYLMLVLTDPELETPEEPPVSIEQWVDEAYGTDRAVEGDRLRPASEAKTIRRRRREVIVSDGPFAEAYELIGGFDVLECDNLDEAVELASRHPMATAGVIQLHPAWPLDL; translated from the coding sequence ATGCGATACCTCATGCTGGTGCTCACCGATCCGGAGCTCGAGACCCCCGAAGAGCCGCCCGTGTCGATCGAGCAGTGGGTCGACGAGGCCTACGGCACCGACCGGGCCGTCGAGGGCGACCGGCTGCGGCCCGCGTCCGAGGCGAAGACCATCCGACGGCGTCGGCGCGAGGTGATCGTCAGCGACGGCCCGTTCGCCGAGGCCTACGAACTCATCGGGGGCTTCGACGTGCTGGAGTGCGACAACCTCGATGAGGCGGTCGAGCTCGCGTCGCGGCATCCGATGGCCACCGCGGGGGTCATCCAACTGCACCCCGCCTGGCCACTGGACCTCTGA
- a CDS encoding CoF synthetase, which produces MTAAHRDERDPLVLDEYTPGAAAVLTDAERWPTMDADGAARLARWRRHPSAPAWTHATGDRLTAEMTDRARRPLPTAGWLDEHLATARRLLYYRRMPGLDAFEDFPPITRRHLVDDLASFVPLDADLDRMVHGTSSGSTGAALLIPDDVEEVARGFHDLVALVHDAGVGWAPDGERLALAHLVHQRDAFTYVSLVSGFGQRAMARINLHERAWTDAGARARFLADADPQVLTGNPTSLAELLADDLRAVVRPLALFSSAMALSAPLRAELEAAFACPVFDVYSLHETRPIAVRTDDGPFRVLDRRVVVETLDADGQPVRDGEVGEIVVTAGENPLLPLVRYRTGDFGRLVRLADGARGIADLEGREHTRFAAADGRLVPCVDVTQQLQAHGVLGWSVEQAADGSVSARIAGGDADAVTRALHALLGRPLTLERVERPADLGEGKPRRYRSALG; this is translated from the coding sequence GTGACCGCTGCGCACCGCGACGAGCGCGATCCGCTGGTCCTCGACGAATACACGCCCGGTGCCGCAGCGGTGCTCACCGATGCGGAGCGGTGGCCGACCATGGACGCCGACGGCGCCGCCCGGCTGGCGCGGTGGCGGCGGCATCCGAGCGCCCCGGCGTGGACGCACGCGACGGGGGACCGCCTGACCGCCGAGATGACCGATCGGGCACGAAGGCCGCTGCCCACCGCGGGGTGGCTCGACGAGCACCTGGCAACGGCGCGGCGGCTGCTCTACTACCGGCGGATGCCGGGGCTGGATGCCTTCGAGGACTTCCCCCCGATCACGCGGCGCCACCTCGTCGACGACCTCGCGTCGTTCGTGCCGCTCGACGCGGACCTCGACCGCATGGTGCACGGCACCAGCTCGGGCTCCACGGGAGCGGCGCTGCTCATTCCCGACGACGTCGAGGAGGTCGCCCGCGGGTTCCACGATCTCGTCGCGCTGGTGCACGATGCCGGTGTCGGCTGGGCGCCCGACGGCGAGCGCCTCGCCCTGGCCCATCTCGTGCACCAGCGGGATGCGTTCACGTACGTCTCGCTCGTGAGCGGCTTCGGCCAGCGGGCGATGGCGCGCATCAACCTGCACGAGCGGGCGTGGACGGATGCCGGTGCCCGGGCGCGGTTCCTCGCCGACGCCGACCCGCAGGTGCTCACCGGCAACCCGACGAGCCTGGCGGAGCTGCTCGCCGACGACCTGCGCGCCGTCGTGCGTCCGCTCGCGCTGTTCTCCAGCGCGATGGCGCTGTCCGCACCCCTCCGCGCGGAGCTCGAGGCGGCGTTCGCCTGCCCGGTGTTCGACGTGTACAGCCTGCACGAGACGCGACCGATCGCGGTGCGCACCGATGACGGCCCCTTCCGGGTGCTGGATCGGCGGGTCGTGGTCGAGACGCTCGATGCGGACGGGCAGCCGGTGCGCGACGGCGAGGTCGGCGAGATCGTGGTGACGGCGGGGGAGAACCCGCTGCTTCCCCTCGTGCGCTACCGCACCGGCGACTTCGGGCGGCTGGTGCGCCTCGCCGACGGGGCGCGCGGGATCGCCGACCTGGAGGGGCGCGAGCACACCCGCTTCGCCGCCGCCGACGGTCGACTGGTGCCATGCGTCGACGTCACGCAGCAGCTGCAGGCCCACGGCGTGCTGGGCTGGAGCGTCGAGCAGGCGGCCGACGGGAGCGTCTCGGCCCGCATCGCCGGTGGCGACGCGGATGCCGTGACGCGGGCGCTGCACGCCCTCCTCGGTCGGCCGCTCACGCTCGAGCGCGTCGAGCGACCGGCCGACCTCGGCGAGGGAAAGCCCCGCCGCTATCGCAGCGCCCTCGGCTGA
- a CDS encoding phosphohydrolase, with product MAEIDDLLAAWAERAPAEDDAWRSARPGPSLAAVASRLSSVPRPFLDERISLPALAGDILGESLRCLSVTQNARVQLGASVALWLIASEDVVEPFTPTLVGGDRAMAVDALALRLAPIVDPLDWISDDERREEAARTFLLWCGFLPAGESIDTARSLLDARDSLRRNAALAEAYAEHRHRSEIARRLSEARAREAAARYTSE from the coding sequence ATGGCTGAGATCGACGATCTGCTCGCGGCGTGGGCGGAGCGCGCGCCGGCGGAGGACGACGCCTGGCGGTCCGCCCGCCCCGGCCCGTCGCTTGCGGCCGTCGCCTCCCGGCTGTCCAGCGTGCCGCGCCCGTTCCTCGACGAACGGATCTCGTTGCCTGCGCTCGCCGGCGACATCCTCGGCGAATCGCTGCGGTGCCTCTCCGTCACGCAGAATGCGCGCGTGCAGCTCGGAGCGTCGGTGGCGCTGTGGCTGATCGCGAGCGAGGACGTCGTCGAGCCGTTCACGCCCACCCTCGTCGGCGGCGACCGCGCCATGGCGGTGGATGCCCTCGCGCTGCGACTGGCCCCGATCGTCGATCCGCTCGACTGGATCAGCGACGACGAGCGCCGCGAGGAGGCGGCGCGCACGTTTCTGCTGTGGTGCGGATTCCTTCCGGCGGGCGAGAGCATCGACACCGCGCGGTCGCTGCTGGACGCACGCGACTCGCTGCGCCGCAACGCCGCGCTCGCCGAGGCCTACGCCGAGCACCGTCACCGGTCCGAGATCGCCCGCCGCCTGTCCGAGGCCCGCGCGCGCGAGGCGGCGGCCAGGTACACCAGTGAGTGA
- a CDS encoding VWA domain-containing protein — protein MSSEAAPTSPAPATVPLDGATRDAWTRALALWGVRMHDAELRPGAGAERGAPAWFSFPPSVFVDPAMVGEMGGAAEMESVFAHEIGHHVLAPSTRIDALKIRHQLGRALVASGADAIRKDDLALLSNLWTDLLVNARVAMLQRRRDGEPEPGIIRLSRALYRDSYDTPHRLWWVYLRTYELVWNLPAATLCAAQPPAPPAPRAVDAFDEVPLDQIPAHRRMSEEMLRNARREAARIAAELDSVITTRPALDADLLAGLVRTFAVDPVGGALRFGVLAAPYLVEGQRRGGPGIAGAPGGCAADEAAPTPHELGRVLADRRLSGALPDRSGREPARGTGRSTVRAGDAPGQSLDLARTLELYSTVDAEAVTAAWYRLEATPWVRPLRQRRPARPVPELPGPLEAWELGDDLADIDWSATLQAGADIVPGVTTRRRSFLDDEPEPQESSIALDLYVDSSGSMPDPRDGSPAVLAGTILALSVLRGGGRVRVTSFSGSGQVAGDEAFSRDPARIVGDLAWFFAGGTTFPLDLLERRYAPLPPPAEEVRRHLVVLSDDGLESMFGVRNEIYAHVAAATRTKLTSGTLILMDRARRIEHVAAGVGYDTLFLKTMDDAPAVCARLAEALHG, from the coding sequence GTGAGCTCGGAGGCGGCCCCCACCTCGCCGGCACCGGCGACGGTGCCGCTGGACGGCGCGACGCGTGATGCCTGGACCCGGGCTCTCGCCCTCTGGGGAGTGCGCATGCACGACGCCGAGCTGCGGCCCGGCGCAGGAGCCGAACGCGGCGCGCCGGCGTGGTTCTCCTTTCCGCCGTCGGTCTTCGTCGACCCCGCCATGGTCGGTGAGATGGGCGGTGCGGCCGAGATGGAGAGCGTGTTCGCCCACGAGATCGGCCACCACGTGCTCGCGCCGAGCACGCGCATCGACGCGCTGAAGATCCGCCACCAGCTGGGACGTGCCCTCGTGGCATCCGGAGCGGACGCCATTCGCAAGGACGACCTGGCGCTGCTGTCCAACCTCTGGACCGATCTGCTCGTGAACGCGCGCGTCGCCATGCTGCAGCGCCGCCGCGACGGAGAGCCCGAGCCCGGGATCATCCGACTGTCCCGCGCGCTGTACCGCGACTCCTATGACACCCCGCACCGGCTGTGGTGGGTGTACCTGCGCACCTACGAGCTGGTGTGGAATCTGCCGGCCGCGACCCTGTGTGCTGCGCAGCCGCCGGCGCCGCCGGCGCCGCGGGCGGTGGATGCCTTCGACGAGGTGCCCCTGGATCAGATCCCGGCGCACCGTCGGATGAGTGAGGAGATGCTGCGCAATGCGCGCCGGGAGGCGGCGCGCATCGCGGCGGAGCTGGACAGCGTCATCACGACGCGCCCCGCGCTCGACGCCGACCTGCTCGCGGGACTCGTGCGCACCTTCGCCGTCGACCCCGTCGGCGGCGCGTTGCGCTTCGGCGTGCTCGCTGCGCCCTATCTCGTGGAGGGGCAGCGCCGGGGTGGACCCGGCATCGCGGGGGCACCCGGCGGGTGCGCGGCGGATGAGGCAGCGCCCACGCCGCACGAACTCGGCCGGGTGCTGGCCGATCGCCGGCTCTCGGGTGCTCTTCCCGACCGTTCCGGGCGCGAGCCCGCACGCGGGACGGGGCGCAGCACGGTCCGCGCGGGCGACGCCCCGGGTCAGAGCCTGGATCTGGCCCGCACCCTCGAGCTCTACTCCACCGTCGACGCCGAGGCGGTCACGGCCGCGTGGTACCGCCTCGAGGCCACGCCCTGGGTCAGGCCCCTCCGCCAGCGTCGCCCCGCGCGGCCGGTCCCCGAACTGCCCGGTCCGCTCGAAGCGTGGGAGCTGGGCGACGATCTCGCCGACATCGACTGGTCGGCGACGCTGCAGGCCGGCGCGGACATCGTCCCAGGGGTGACGACTCGGCGCCGCTCGTTCCTCGACGATGAGCCGGAGCCGCAGGAGTCGAGCATCGCCCTGGACCTGTACGTCGACTCGTCCGGCTCCATGCCCGACCCTCGGGACGGTTCCCCCGCGGTGCTCGCCGGAACGATCCTCGCCCTCTCGGTCCTGCGCGGCGGCGGGCGGGTGCGCGTGACGAGCTTCTCGGGCTCCGGCCAGGTGGCCGGCGACGAAGCGTTCTCGCGCGACCCCGCGCGGATCGTGGGCGACCTCGCGTGGTTCTTCGCCGGGGGCACGACCTTTCCGCTCGACCTGCTCGAGCGGAGGTACGCCCCGCTGCCGCCACCGGCGGAGGAGGTGCGCCGGCACCTCGTCGTGCTCTCGGATGACGGCCTCGAGTCGATGTTCGGGGTGCGCAACGAGATCTACGCGCACGTGGCGGCGGCCACGCGCACGAAGCTCACCTCGGGAACGCTCATTCTGATGGACCGCGCCCGACGTATCGAACACGTGGCGGCGGGCGTGGGCTACGACACCTTGTTCCTGAAGACGATGGACGACGCGCCCGCGGTGTGCGCGCGTCTGGCGGAGGCACTGCATGGCTGA
- a CDS encoding potassium transporter Kef yields MNRPGHLANAEAPLGGPPQLAGFDVALAAENVRRAGGDPALFGAGLAAALEERPAPDRDELLSYAAVAAWRAGALAYRDDALTRLDALVAGGAGLAAGRTLGLDGVESVAAFAAAQRTDRFWWPRRPAARGYVCAVGGFAGLGGAWIMPPELGVPLSEPGAFAIRAGDEWWRLDADVWGHRLVRMDDTDGDPIAQAPPASDSAASIVCTPSSYLAWVHVWDAA; encoded by the coding sequence GTGAATCGGCCCGGCCATCTCGCGAACGCCGAGGCGCCGCTGGGCGGTCCGCCTCAGCTGGCCGGATTCGATGTCGCCCTCGCCGCCGAGAACGTCCGCCGCGCCGGTGGCGACCCCGCGCTCTTCGGCGCCGGCCTGGCGGCTGCGCTGGAGGAGAGGCCCGCCCCCGATCGCGATGAGCTGCTGAGTTACGCGGCCGTTGCGGCATGGCGCGCCGGAGCGCTCGCCTACCGCGATGACGCACTGACCAGGCTCGACGCGCTGGTGGCCGGCGGCGCCGGTCTCGCCGCCGGCCGCACGCTCGGGCTGGACGGCGTGGAATCGGTGGCGGCGTTCGCCGCGGCGCAGCGCACCGACCGCTTCTGGTGGCCGCGGCGACCCGCCGCGCGCGGGTATGTCTGCGCCGTCGGCGGCTTCGCCGGTCTCGGCGGCGCCTGGATCATGCCGCCCGAGCTGGGCGTGCCGCTGTCGGAACCGGGCGCCTTCGCGATCCGCGCAGGCGACGAGTGGTGGCGGCTGGACGCCGACGTGTGGGGTCACCGTCTGGTGAGGATGGACGACACGGACGGCGACCCGATCGCGCAGGCCCCGCCGGCATCCGATTCGGCCGCGTCGATCGTCTGCACGCCCAGCTCGTACCTCGCGTGGGTCCACGTGTGGGATGCCGCGTGA
- a CDS encoding MoxR family ATPase, with the protein MAQLTADDLFRAPDEERHAALDEKLRQTYYWIVNRAVISPYYDVEFSSGAPLTYALGDAGAVMTLPTDASFSSNVLLPLLTFAVGGKCLMIGGPGRGKTTVAVLMGVLAGASADDVRRGVQQGQPQLTISDLVGIPLPRDLINASSLAEIGIAWREWLTRPVKIIDEYNRIPTKTQSALLTMVAEGYVESHDQMHRTNPHRGVESWFFTANDDAGGGTFPVIQALRDRMDVTVQSASFNSRFLDELITRVEAGEKPEEHVPEELVFSPEEHARMRAAIRAVPLPSAVRRRLEFFLSHFEFVQHGGRRFEYRTKDTVTTAGGRVAEIIDVNTGADLAADVGAQTINGLSVRAMQTLILYAKAMAWFRGADVVGVEDVTAMLPFVLRGKLLPNTTHPRFDIGAERELATDPVSWLADLFAESCRQFDALGRESDDPVRDLLTQLDAGLDGVSGVEASRRLTEIEARIRSIAATGKLYGRDFDDLTTLKYLHQRYTAYVKWVVTQS; encoded by the coding sequence GTGGCGCAGCTCACTGCGGACGATCTGTTCCGCGCGCCCGACGAGGAACGCCACGCCGCGCTCGATGAGAAGCTGCGCCAGACGTACTACTGGATCGTCAACAGGGCCGTCATCTCGCCGTACTACGACGTCGAGTTCTCTTCTGGCGCGCCGCTGACCTACGCGCTGGGCGACGCCGGCGCCGTCATGACCCTCCCCACCGATGCGTCGTTCTCGTCTAACGTCCTGCTGCCGCTGCTGACCTTCGCGGTCGGGGGGAAGTGCCTCATGATCGGGGGGCCGGGCCGGGGCAAGACCACAGTGGCGGTGCTCATGGGCGTGCTGGCGGGAGCATCCGCAGACGACGTCCGCCGCGGCGTGCAGCAGGGGCAGCCGCAACTCACCATCAGCGACCTCGTCGGCATCCCGCTGCCGCGCGACCTCATCAACGCGTCGAGCCTGGCGGAGATCGGGATCGCCTGGCGCGAGTGGCTGACGCGCCCGGTGAAGATCATCGACGAGTACAACCGCATCCCCACCAAGACGCAGTCCGCCCTGCTGACGATGGTCGCGGAGGGCTATGTCGAGAGCCACGACCAGATGCACCGGACCAACCCCCACCGGGGCGTGGAGAGCTGGTTCTTCACGGCGAACGACGACGCGGGGGGCGGCACGTTCCCGGTCATCCAGGCGCTGCGCGACCGCATGGACGTGACCGTGCAGTCGGCGAGCTTCAACAGCCGCTTCCTCGACGAGCTCATCACGCGCGTCGAGGCGGGAGAGAAGCCCGAGGAGCACGTGCCGGAGGAGCTGGTGTTCTCGCCCGAGGAGCACGCGCGGATGCGCGCCGCGATCCGTGCCGTGCCGCTGCCCTCCGCGGTGCGCCGGCGGCTGGAGTTCTTCCTCAGCCACTTCGAGTTCGTGCAGCACGGCGGTCGCCGCTTCGAGTACCGCACCAAGGACACCGTCACGACGGCCGGCGGACGGGTCGCCGAGATCATCGACGTCAACACCGGAGCGGACCTCGCCGCCGACGTCGGGGCCCAGACGATCAACGGACTGTCGGTGCGGGCGATGCAGACCCTCATCCTCTACGCCAAGGCCATGGCGTGGTTCCGCGGTGCCGACGTGGTCGGCGTGGAAGACGTCACCGCGATGCTGCCGTTCGTGCTGCGGGGCAAGCTGCTTCCCAACACCACGCATCCGCGGTTCGACATCGGCGCGGAACGCGAACTCGCCACCGATCCGGTGAGCTGGCTCGCCGACCTGTTCGCCGAATCCTGCCGTCAGTTCGACGCGCTCGGCCGTGAAAGCGACGACCCCGTGCGCGACCTGCTGACACAGCTCGACGCCGGCCTGGACGGCGTCTCGGGCGTCGAGGCCTCCCGCCGCCTCACCGAGATCGAGGCGCGCATACGGTCCATCGCGGCGACGGGCAAGCTGTACGGGCGTGACTTCGACGATCTGACGACGCTCAAGTACCTGCACCAGCGCTACACCGCGTATGTGAAGTGGGTGGTGACCCAATCGTGA
- a CDS encoding AAA family ATPase, whose product MATRAAGGRGHGAGGCRRGGARVSALYRHALVIGKFYPLHVGHGHLIRTAERSSARVTVEVIGSSVESIPVEVRAQWVAEEHPRVRVVSKLDDTPIDFESSTAWDAHTAIIAGLLDAPVDAVFTSDEYGDELARRLGAAWVQVDPQRRLNPVSGTAVRADPAGQWGELAPAVRASLAGRVVVLGAESTGSTTLAEALAAELGTLWVPEYGREHSLTRDGGLIAPWRTDEFDLIADRQMALERDALRRVPAPVLVCDTDVLATALWHERYVGVDAPRLRERAAAHAPDLYLLTGDEIPFVQDGMRDGEHIRHAMQDRFRETLTGQGTPWAEVRGTVAERVAASVPLIRDVVARRLAFARPLGDRPHEEQRALARQTGR is encoded by the coding sequence GTGGCGACGCGTGCAGCGGGCGGCCGAGGCCACGGCGCCGGCGGATGCCGCCGCGGCGGCGCGCGCGTGAGTGCGCTCTACCGCCACGCACTCGTGATCGGCAAGTTCTACCCGCTGCACGTCGGCCATGGGCACCTCATCCGCACGGCGGAGCGTTCCAGCGCGCGTGTCACCGTCGAGGTGATCGGATCGTCCGTGGAGTCGATCCCGGTCGAGGTGAGGGCGCAATGGGTCGCTGAGGAGCACCCCCGGGTGCGGGTGGTCTCGAAGCTGGACGACACCCCCATCGACTTCGAGTCCTCCACCGCGTGGGATGCGCACACCGCCATCATCGCGGGGCTGCTCGACGCACCGGTGGATGCCGTCTTCACCTCCGATGAGTACGGGGACGAGCTCGCCCGACGGCTCGGGGCCGCGTGGGTGCAGGTCGACCCGCAGCGCCGGCTCAATCCCGTGTCGGGCACCGCAGTGCGCGCCGACCCGGCGGGGCAGTGGGGCGAGCTCGCGCCGGCCGTGCGGGCGTCGCTCGCCGGGCGGGTGGTGGTGCTCGGCGCGGAATCGACCGGCTCGACCACCCTCGCCGAGGCGCTCGCCGCAGAGCTGGGCACGCTCTGGGTTCCCGAGTACGGACGCGAGCACTCCCTGACGCGGGACGGGGGGCTCATCGCCCCGTGGCGCACCGACGAGTTCGACCTCATCGCCGACCGCCAGATGGCGCTGGAGCGCGACGCCCTGCGCCGCGTCCCGGCGCCCGTGCTGGTGTGCGATACCGACGTCCTCGCCACGGCGCTCTGGCACGAGCGGTACGTCGGGGTCGACGCGCCGCGGCTGCGGGAGCGCGCAGCCGCCCACGCGCCCGACCTCTATCTCCTGACAGGGGACGAGATCCCCTTCGTGCAGGACGGCATGCGCGACGGCGAGCACATCCGTCATGCGATGCAGGACCGCTTCCGAGAGACGCTCACCGGGCAGGGCACCCCCTGGGCGGAGGTGCGGGGCACCGTCGCCGAGCGCGTCGCGGCATCCGTCCCCCTCATCCGCGACGTCGTCGCCCGCCGGCTGGCATTCGCGCGCCCGCTGGGGGATCGGCCGCACGAGGAGCAGCGCGCGCTGGCGCGGCAGACCGGCCGGTAG
- the pnuC gene encoding nicotinamide riboside transporter PnuC codes for MIEWLLAEWMQVLGFATGAACVVLAGRRNVWTYPVGIANNVVFLAVFLPAGLYASAALQLVYLGLGIHGWLRWTRAVEQDKSYIARTPRRAVLWLIAAGIGLAAVIAWMLISFTDSQVAVADAATTSASLVAQYMLNRKWIESWYVWIGVDIAFVALSIATGLWIVAALYALFIVLCVFSLRAWRRVQRAAEATAPADAAAAARA; via the coding sequence GTGATCGAGTGGCTTCTGGCGGAGTGGATGCAGGTTCTAGGGTTCGCAACAGGCGCCGCGTGCGTCGTGCTGGCCGGGCGGCGGAACGTGTGGACCTACCCCGTCGGCATCGCGAACAACGTCGTCTTCCTCGCCGTCTTCCTCCCCGCCGGCCTCTACGCCTCGGCCGCGCTGCAGCTGGTGTACCTGGGGCTGGGAATCCACGGCTGGCTGCGCTGGACGCGCGCGGTCGAGCAGGACAAGAGCTACATCGCCCGCACGCCGCGGCGCGCGGTGCTCTGGCTCATCGCCGCCGGCATCGGGCTCGCCGCCGTCATCGCCTGGATGCTGATCTCCTTCACCGACTCGCAGGTCGCGGTCGCGGACGCCGCCACCACCTCGGCGAGCCTCGTGGCGCAGTACATGCTCAACCGCAAGTGGATCGAGAGCTGGTACGTGTGGATCGGCGTCGACATCGCCTTCGTCGCGCTGTCGATCGCGACCGGCCTGTGGATCGTCGCCGCGCTGTATGCCCTCTTCATCGTGCTGTGCGTGTTCAGCCTGCGCGCGTGGCGACGCGTGCAGCGGGCGGCCGAGGCCACGGCGCCGGCGGATGCCGCCGCGGCGGCGCGCGCGTGA
- a CDS encoding ABC transporter permease, with translation MNVITLGAHRAAYEVRGYFRSGDTLFFTFLFPVFMLALFSTIFGDDGDITGGPGVPALSAAELYLPAMLAAGLLLSGFQNLAVDIAMERSDGTLKRLGGTPLSPVSYFAGKIGQVLITGILQAFILIVVAALVFDVALPSDADSWITFAWVFLLGLIASALLGIAVSALPRSGRSATAVVVPIALVLQFVSGVYIFFWQLPDWLQYVASAFPLVWMARGMRAAFLPPEYATLEPGDGWELGWVALALGIWLLVGLILSRATFRWIRRDA, from the coding sequence ATGAACGTCATCACCCTCGGCGCCCACCGGGCCGCCTACGAAGTGCGGGGCTACTTCCGCTCCGGCGACACCCTCTTCTTCACGTTCCTCTTCCCGGTGTTCATGCTGGCCCTGTTCAGCACGATCTTCGGCGACGACGGCGACATCACCGGCGGCCCCGGGGTCCCGGCGCTGTCGGCGGCCGAGCTGTACCTGCCGGCCATGCTCGCCGCGGGGCTGCTGCTCTCGGGCTTCCAGAACCTCGCCGTCGACATCGCGATGGAACGATCCGACGGCACACTCAAACGCCTCGGCGGCACCCCGCTGTCACCGGTGAGCTACTTCGCCGGCAAGATCGGGCAGGTGCTGATCACCGGCATCCTGCAGGCGTTCATCCTCATCGTCGTGGCCGCCCTGGTGTTCGATGTGGCCCTGCCGTCGGACGCCGACTCGTGGATCACCTTCGCGTGGGTGTTCCTGCTCGGGCTCATCGCCTCGGCGCTCCTGGGCATCGCCGTGTCTGCGCTGCCGCGTTCCGGGCGCAGCGCCACGGCCGTGGTGGTCCCCATCGCGCTGGTGCTGCAGTTCGTCTCCGGCGTCTACATCTTCTTCTGGCAGCTGCCGGACTGGTTGCAGTACGTCGCCAGCGCCTTCCCCCTGGTGTGGATGGCGCGGGGGATGCGGGCGGCGTTCCTGCCCCCGGAGTACGCGACCCTCGAGCCGGGGGACGGCTGGGAGCTCGGCTGGGTGGCTTTGGCGCTCGGCATCTGGCTGCTGGTGGGACTCATCCTCAGCAGGGCGACGTTCCGCTGGATCCGCCGCGACGCCTGA
- a CDS encoding ABC transporter ATP-binding protein — protein MDSDAVRVRNLRKTYGGNAVVDDVSFDIARGETFALLGPNGAGKSTTVEILEGYRRRTGGDVSVLGADPGTASLEWKARIGIVLQSAGQAGVYTVREQLRQFSAYYPRPRDVDEVIAAVGLERQAGTRIAKLSGGQQRRVDVALGIIGRPELLFLDEPTTGFDPQARREFWQLIRRLQGEGTTILLTTHYLDEAAQLADRVAVITRGRLRAIGPVATFGGEEARTPRVVWREGGVMREARTATPWEFTAALAARLGGEPEALEIRRPALEEIYLDMVDEPPSGEESDSAPRTPTTTQEEVGR, from the coding sequence ATGGACAGTGATGCCGTTCGGGTGCGCAACCTGCGAAAGACGTACGGCGGCAACGCCGTCGTCGACGACGTGAGCTTCGACATCGCCCGCGGCGAGACCTTCGCCCTGCTGGGCCCGAACGGCGCGGGCAAGTCCACCACGGTCGAGATCCTCGAGGGGTACCGGCGTCGCACCGGCGGCGACGTCTCGGTGCTGGGCGCCGACCCCGGCACGGCGAGCCTGGAATGGAAGGCGCGGATCGGCATCGTGCTGCAGTCCGCCGGACAGGCCGGTGTCTACACCGTGCGAGAGCAGCTGCGGCAGTTCTCGGCCTACTACCCGCGGCCGCGCGACGTGGACGAGGTCATCGCCGCCGTCGGGCTCGAGCGCCAGGCCGGCACCCGCATCGCGAAGCTCTCCGGCGGTCAGCAGCGGCGGGTCGACGTGGCCCTCGGCATCATCGGCCGTCCCGAGCTGCTCTTCCTCGACGAGCCCACCACCGGATTCGACCCACAGGCGCGTCGCGAGTTCTGGCAGCTCATCCGACGGCTGCAGGGGGAGGGGACCACCATCCTGCTCACGACCCACTACCTCGACGAGGCCGCACAGCTGGCCGACCGGGTCGCGGTGATCACGCGGGGCCGGCTGCGCGCGATCGGCCCGGTGGCGACCTTCGGCGGGGAGGAGGCCCGCACGCCCCGCGTCGTATGGCGCGAGGGCGGTGTCATGCGCGAGGCTCGCACCGCCACTCCGTGGGAGTTCACGGCGGCGCTCGCCGCGCGCCTGGGCGGTGAGCCCGAGGCGCTCGAGATCCGGCGGCCCGCCCTCGAGGAGATCTACCTCGATATGGTCGACGAGCCGCCCTCCGGAGAGGAATCGGACAGCGCGCCGCGCACGCCCACGACGACGCAGGAGGAGGTGGGACGATGA